One Festucalex cinctus isolate MCC-2025b chromosome 1, RoL_Fcin_1.0, whole genome shotgun sequence genomic region harbors:
- the LOC144007533 gene encoding myocilin-like — MLLVVVSYCLWNIQCYTERLTVLQGSTAFGFRILIPKGFSIPTGQCGTVGKDLRQLFAYEDMNQFSRGFPMKVLLLPEAVESTGATMYCGSLYYQRKRSRTLIRYDLASETLASRRNLPHAGFHGQYPYSWEGYIDIDLAVDEQGLWAIYSTSKAKGAIVLSQLDTESLEVKRSWETKIRKNSVANAFMVCGRLYTVASYTAANTTINHVFDTATKASRDLSVTFKNKYRYNSMVDYNHTQRKLFAWDNFYMVTYDVRVGGASK, encoded by the exons ATGCTTCTA gttgTGGTCAGCTACTGTCTGTGGAATATCCAATGCTACACAGAAAGGCTGACGGTTTTACAGGGAAGTACGGCGTTTGGCTTCAGGATCCTGATCCCCAAGGGATTCAGTATACCAACAGGACAGTGTGGCACAGTGGGTAAAGACCTCCGTCAGTTGTTTGCATATGAAGACATGAACCAGTTCTCCCGTGGCTTCCCGATGAAAGTCCTGCTGCTGCCTGAAGCGGTAGAGAGCACCGGTGCAACAATGTACTGCGGCTCCCTCTACTACCAGCGTAAACGCAGCCGCACCCTGATCCGCTACGACCTGGCGTCCGAGACCTTGGCATCACGCCGGAATCTCCCTCATGCCGGCTTCCATGGCCAGTACCCTTACTCGTGGGAGGGCTACATTGACATTGACCTAGCAGTGGATGAGCAAGGTCTGTGGGCCATCTACAGCACCAGCAAGGCAAAAGGCGCCATTGTGCTTTCCCAGCTTGACACTGAGAGCTTAGAAGTGAAGAGAAGCTGGGAGACGAAAATCAGAAAGAACTCCGTGGCCAACGCGTTCATGGTGTGTGGTCGTCTGTACACAGTGGCCAGTTATACAGCAGCCAACACCACCATCAACCATGTGTTCGACACAGCCACCAAGGCGAGCCGCGACCTCTCTGTGACCTTCAAGAACAAGTATCGTTACAACAGCATGGTGGACTACAACCACACCCAGAGGAAGCTGTTTGCCTGGGACAATTTCTACATGGTCACGTACGACGTTCGAGTGGGCGGGGCTAGCAAGTGA